In the genome of Phycisphaerae bacterium, one region contains:
- a CDS encoding S8 family serine peptidase → MATSFAWAGSAANAEDARKAQEAASKRVTPIWGFTPDADRFAEPLTDQEIEARMMDEAADHEIVRARAKGRVSVLVYTERIQARGADVKAEVRQFAALKQARVKYEYSAVLPNVVNIRDLPADQIEALKQLPGVTKVELDQYHPNAIRLHDSVPLVRGLQSQISAAGLTADGAGIRICIVDTGIDSDHVMYSTRIDTAAGYDFYNDDSNPEDDNGHGSHVSGIAAGGTGLSVDFGCGAGSQAFQGMAPAATLIGAKVLNASGGGFDSDIIAGINYCADQSPSGGRADVINMSIGTGNYTGPCTHSWAVAANNAVANGVVAVAASGNENNSNSMGSPACGVDVIAVGATWKADYPTCEDSTSTWSWGICTDVSPQTDEVGCFSNESDYLDVTAPGLNIWSASNAAGGGSIVGQSGTSMASPHVAGLAALILSADPTLTPAEVRQVIRDGAIDMGTPGFDRAYGYGRIDVINSLNLLAPCMGDPDCDDGLWCNGAETCSGGSCFQGTPPCGGDPCDEATDSCVSLVYEWNLNTNPGWTMQGQWAYGQPTGGGGEHGGPDPTSGATGSNVLGYNLSGDYGANLPETHLTTTAINCTGLSGVTLRFERWLGVEQPTYDHAYVRVSTNGSSWTTIWENTAEIADSSWTQQEFDISSIADNQPTVYIRWTMGTTDGSWFYCGWNIDDIEIWAAGGGPQCVVPADCDDGLFCNGAEDCIGGSCVAGTPVDCDDGVSCTNDSCNEGTDSCDNVPNDGLCDDGQYCDGIETCHATLGCQTGTPVSCNDGVACTNDSCNEATDSCDYSPNDANCDDGQFCNGAETCNATLGCQAGGDPCPGQTCDELNDVCTECSTDPDCDDGLYCNGVETCSGAVCQAGTPVDCSDGVACTDDSCNEATDSCDNTPNDANCNDGLYCNGTETCSATLDCQAGTPVNCDDAVGCTDDSCNEGTDSCDHAPNHGLCDDGLFCNGAEVCSVSLDCQPGTAVDCDDGVGCTDDSCNEGTDSCDNVPNDANCPDDGLFCNGTEFCHVVNDCDSTGDPCGGLSCNEATDTCESVECTVPADCDDGNACTVDDCVGNVCVNECPGAVSTFPYAENFDASQGAWSNVGGDVFDWTRDAAGTPSSSTGPSGDHTTGSGYYMYIETSSPRVLGDYAILEGPCLDLTGTSTVDFSFWYHMYGATIGALDVEVSDDCTNWTNVWSLSGNQGNTWYQANISLDAYAGSTIRVRFIGTRGSSYTGDIAIDDIAVDASGMPCTSDPECDDGDACTVDACVGNVCQNAPISCDDGNDCTIDSCVGGVCVNECPVSVAAFPDAEDFEAGFGDWSNTISDDIDWTRNSGGTPSSGTGPSGDHTTGSGWYMYVEASSPNYPSMIAILDGPCVDLTGSTGASLSFWYHMLGSAVGTLSLEASEDCNSWTTLWSLSGDQGSLWQQANVDLSAYAGSVVSLRFRGVTGSSYQGDMCIDDLLIDASGGPECTIPADCDDGLYCNGAEDCAGGSCVAGTPVNCSDGVSCTDDSCNEGTDSCDHAPNDALCNNGQYCDGVETCHVTLGCQAGSPVTCDDGVGCTDDVCNEGTDSCDYVANDANCPDNGLFCDGSEYCDALSDCSSTGDPCTGGQTCNESTDTCEGPVGAQLEAGTVTVGGTPMTVNLANTYASPVIVCSINYRNNSTPVVTRISNVTSTSFDLRLQNPSGGAVSAESVSCLVVEEGIWTIDGVNIEAQIYTSTVTDENNSWVGQAQTCGQSYTSPVILGQVMSVLDPEWSVFWCRGNSQTNPPTATVLYTGKTVCEDTIVARANETIGFIVIESGHGTIGGVAYEAALGPDTVLGITNSPPYSYSFGTPFATVPSVAVVTMAAMDGGNGGWAYTYGSTSTTTTQLRLAIDEDQIADTERNHVNEQVGYIVFESALVYP, encoded by the coding sequence ATGGCGACAAGCTTTGCGTGGGCGGGGTCCGCGGCCAATGCGGAAGATGCCCGCAAGGCGCAAGAGGCCGCTTCGAAGCGCGTCACGCCGATCTGGGGATTCACTCCGGATGCCGACCGATTCGCGGAGCCGCTCACCGATCAGGAGATCGAAGCCCGGATGATGGACGAAGCCGCGGACCACGAAATCGTTCGGGCCCGAGCAAAGGGCCGGGTGAGTGTGCTCGTGTACACCGAACGCATCCAGGCGCGCGGTGCCGACGTCAAGGCGGAAGTACGGCAATTCGCCGCACTGAAGCAGGCTCGCGTCAAGTATGAGTACAGCGCCGTACTTCCCAACGTCGTGAACATCCGCGACCTGCCAGCGGACCAGATTGAGGCGCTGAAACAACTTCCCGGCGTAACGAAGGTCGAGCTGGACCAGTATCACCCGAATGCGATTCGACTGCATGACTCGGTACCCCTTGTCCGCGGTCTTCAGAGTCAGATCAGTGCCGCCGGACTTACTGCTGACGGCGCAGGCATTCGCATCTGCATTGTGGACACCGGTATCGATTCGGATCATGTCATGTATTCGACCCGGATCGACACAGCCGCCGGTTACGACTTTTATAACGACGATTCCAACCCGGAGGACGACAATGGACACGGGTCCCACGTTTCGGGCATTGCAGCCGGAGGGACGGGGCTGAGCGTGGACTTCGGGTGCGGTGCGGGCTCGCAGGCGTTTCAGGGAATGGCCCCGGCCGCCACGCTGATCGGCGCCAAGGTGCTCAACGCCTCGGGCGGTGGATTCGACAGCGACATTATTGCCGGCATCAACTACTGTGCCGATCAGTCACCTTCAGGTGGTCGGGCTGATGTCATCAACATGAGCATCGGCACTGGCAATTACACCGGACCCTGCACACACAGCTGGGCCGTCGCCGCCAACAACGCCGTCGCAAATGGTGTTGTCGCCGTCGCGGCCTCGGGGAATGAGAACAACAGCAATTCCATGGGTTCCCCGGCATGCGGCGTCGACGTCATCGCCGTCGGCGCGACTTGGAAAGCTGATTATCCCACCTGTGAAGATTCTACGTCCACCTGGAGTTGGGGCATCTGCACAGATGTGTCCCCACAGACGGACGAGGTCGGGTGCTTCAGCAACGAGAGTGACTATCTCGACGTGACGGCGCCGGGTCTGAACATCTGGTCGGCCAGCAATGCGGCCGGAGGAGGGTCGATCGTCGGCCAATCCGGAACAAGCATGGCCTCACCGCACGTCGCCGGCCTTGCCGCGCTGATCCTCAGCGCGGACCCCACGCTCACACCGGCGGAGGTTCGCCAGGTGATTCGGGACGGGGCCATTGATATGGGTACGCCCGGATTCGATCGCGCCTACGGCTACGGCCGAATCGACGTGATCAACTCGCTGAATCTGCTGGCGCCCTGCATGGGCGATCCCGATTGTGATGACGGTCTCTGGTGCAATGGCGCCGAAACCTGCTCCGGAGGGTCCTGTTTCCAGGGCACGCCACCGTGCGGGGGCGATCCATGTGATGAGGCTACCGATTCCTGCGTGTCGCTGGTTTACGAATGGAATCTCAATACGAATCCCGGCTGGACGATGCAAGGGCAATGGGCGTACGGCCAGCCGACCGGCGGCGGGGGAGAGCACGGCGGTCCCGATCCCACCAGCGGCGCTACTGGATCTAACGTCCTCGGGTACAACCTGAGCGGCGACTACGGGGCCAACCTTCCTGAAACGCATCTGACCACGACGGCGATCAATTGCACCGGTCTTTCCGGTGTGACGCTTCGCTTCGAGCGGTGGCTGGGTGTCGAGCAACCCACGTACGACCACGCCTACGTCCGCGTCAGTACGAACGGCAGTTCTTGGACAACGATCTGGGAGAATACGGCTGAGATCGCGGATAGTTCCTGGACGCAACAGGAATTCGACATCTCCTCCATCGCCGACAATCAGCCTACGGTCTACATCCGCTGGACGATGGGAACGACCGATGGATCTTGGTTCTATTGCGGTTGGAACATCGATGACATCGAGATTTGGGCGGCCGGGGGTGGACCACAGTGTGTCGTGCCTGCGGATTGCGACGACGGCCTGTTCTGCAACGGTGCGGAGGATTGCATCGGCGGAAGCTGCGTCGCCGGTACACCGGTCGATTGCGACGACGGCGTTTCCTGCACGAATGACTCCTGCAATGAGGGAACGGATTCTTGTGACAACGTGCCCAACGACGGTCTGTGCGACGACGGCCAGTACTGCGACGGTATCGAGACGTGTCACGCTACGCTTGGTTGCCAGACCGGTACGCCGGTGAGCTGCAACGACGGCGTCGCCTGTACGAACGACTCCTGCAATGAAGCCACGGATTCGTGTGACTATTCGCCAAACGATGCCAACTGCGACGACGGGCAATTCTGCAACGGGGCGGAAACGTGCAATGCCACCCTCGGATGTCAGGCGGGTGGCGACCCGTGCCCGGGGCAGACTTGTGACGAGTTGAACGACGTGTGCACGGAATGCAGCACCGACCCGGACTGCGATGACGGACTCTATTGCAACGGAGTAGAGACCTGCTCGGGCGCCGTCTGCCAGGCGGGTACGCCCGTCGATTGCAGTGACGGCGTCGCGTGCACGGACGATTCGTGCAACGAGGCCACCGACTCGTGCGACAATACGCCGAACGACGCCAACTGCAACGACGGACTGTACTGCAATGGCACGGAGACTTGCAGCGCAACGCTCGATTGTCAGGCCGGAACGCCCGTGAATTGCGACGATGCCGTCGGTTGCACCGACGACTCGTGTAACGAAGGCACCGACTCCTGCGATCACGCGCCAAACCATGGGCTCTGTGACGACGGCCTATTCTGCAACGGAGCAGAAGTGTGTAGTGTGTCGTTGGATTGCCAGCCCGGCACGGCGGTGGATTGCGATGACGGCGTGGGCTGCACGGATGACTCCTGCAATGAGGGAACGGATTCGTGCGACAATGTTCCCAACGACGCCAATTGCCCGGACGACGGCCTGTTCTGCAACGGCACAGAATTCTGTCATGTGGTCAACGACTGTGACAGTACGGGCGATCCCTGCGGGGGCCTGTCGTGCAATGAAGCGACGGACACCTGCGAGTCGGTCGAGTGCACTGTTCCGGCCGATTGCGACGACGGCAACGCCTGCACGGTGGACGATTGCGTCGGCAACGTCTGCGTGAACGAATGCCCGGGCGCCGTTTCGACGTTCCCGTACGCGGAGAACTTCGATGCGAGCCAGGGGGCTTGGTCCAATGTGGGCGGCGACGTGTTCGACTGGACACGGGACGCGGCAGGCACGCCGTCGTCCAGCACCGGGCCGTCGGGAGATCACACCACTGGATCCGGCTACTACATGTACATCGAGACGTCCAGCCCGCGCGTACTGGGAGACTACGCGATTCTGGAAGGGCCGTGCCTCGATCTGACTGGAACGAGCACGGTGGACTTCTCCTTCTGGTATCACATGTACGGCGCCACGATCGGCGCGCTGGACGTCGAAGTTTCCGATGATTGCACGAACTGGACCAATGTTTGGAGCTTGTCCGGAAATCAGGGCAACACTTGGTATCAGGCCAATATCAGCCTGGACGCCTACGCCGGTTCCACCATTCGGGTGCGCTTCATCGGCACGCGCGGAAGCAGCTACACGGGCGACATCGCCATTGACGACATCGCCGTCGACGCCAGTGGCATGCCCTGCACGAGCGATCCCGAGTGCGATGACGGCGACGCCTGTACGGTTGACGCCTGCGTGGGCAACGTCTGCCAGAACGCGCCGATTTCCTGCGACGACGGCAACGACTGCACGATCGATTCGTGCGTCGGCGGCGTCTGCGTGAACGAGTGCCCGGTCAGCGTTGCGGCTTTCCCGGACGCGGAAGACTTCGAGGCCGGGTTCGGCGATTGGTCCAATACGATCAGCGACGACATTGACTGGACGAGGAACTCCGGCGGCACGCCCTCCTCGGGAACAGGCCCCTCGGGCGACCACACCACGGGATCGGGCTGGTACATGTATGTGGAAGCCTCCAGCCCGAACTACCCATCCATGATCGCGATCCTCGACGGTCCCTGCGTAGACCTGACCGGCTCGACTGGCGCCAGCTTGTCGTTCTGGTACCACATGCTGGGCAGCGCCGTGGGCACGCTCTCGCTCGAGGCGTCGGAAGATTGCAACTCCTGGACAACCTTGTGGAGTCTGTCCGGCGACCAGGGCAGCCTGTGGCAGCAAGCCAACGTGGACCTGTCCGCCTACGCCGGATCCGTGGTAAGTCTGCGATTCCGAGGCGTCACGGGTTCCAGCTACCAGGGCGATATGTGCATTGATGATCTGCTCATCGATGCCAGTGGCGGGCCGGAGTGCACCATCCCGGCCGACTGCGACGACGGGCTCTACTGCAACGGCGCGGAGGACTGCGCTGGCGGAAGTTGCGTGGCCGGCACGCCGGTCAATTGCAGCGACGGCGTGTCCTGCACGGATGATTCCTGCAACGAAGGAACGGACTCCTGCGATCACGCGCCCAACGACGCGCTGTGCAATAACGGCCAGTACTGCGACGGTGTCGAAACCTGCCACGTTACACTCGGCTGCCAGGCCGGATCACCGGTCACCTGCGACGACGGGGTAGGCTGCACGGACGACGTGTGCAACGAGGGCACCGACTCCTGTGACTATGTGGCCAATGACGCGAACTGCCCGGACAACGGACTGTTCTGCGACGGCTCCGAGTATTGCGATGCGCTAAGCGATTGCTCGTCCACCGGCGATCCCTGCACCGGGGGTCAGACCTGCAATGAGTCAACCGACACCTGCGAAGGCCCTGTCGGTGCTCAGTTGGAGGCCGGAACGGTAACGGTTGGAGGCACGCCGATGACCGTCAATCTGGCCAACACCTACGCGAGTCCGGTGATCGTCTGCTCGATCAACTACCGCAACAACTCGACGCCGGTCGTCACGCGAATCAGCAACGTGACATCGACCAGCTTCGACCTTCGTTTGCAGAATCCGTCTGGCGGGGCGGTATCGGCCGAGAGCGTGAGTTGCCTGGTCGTGGAAGAGGGAATCTGGACCATCGATGGCGTGAATATCGAGGCCCAGATCTACACCTCGACCGTCACGGATGAGAACAACAGCTGGGTCGGCCAGGCTCAGACCTGCGGCCAGAGCTACACCAGCCCGGTCATACTCGGCCAAGTGATGAGCGTGCTCGATCCCGAATGGTCGGTGTTCTGGTGCCGTGGGAATTCCCAGACCAATCCGCCGACAGCGACCGTGCTGTACACCGGAAAGACGGTCTGCGAGGACACGATCGTGGCGCGAGCCAACGAGACGATCGGTTTCATCGTGATCGAGTCGGGTCACGGGACGATCGGCGGCGTGGCCTATGAGGCCGCCCTCGGCCCCGACACCGTCTTGGGCATTACGAACAGCCCGCCCTACAGCTATTCCTTCGGGACCCCGTTCGCGACGGTTCCTTCGGTGGCGGTGGTCACCATGGCAGCGATGGACGGCGGCAACGGTGGTTGGGCGTATACGTATGGTTCCACCTCGACGACAACCACGCAGTTGCGCCTTGCAATTGACGAGGACCAGATTGCGGACACGGAACGTAACCACGTGAATGAACAGGTGGGTTACATCGTGTTCGAGTCGGCCTTGGTCTATCCGTAG
- a CDS encoding M4 family metallopeptidase produces the protein MPIRTTASSPCRVRARWRSQASSSAKAPARTSRPSSRAYRPRSLSRQARRIPCGGFTPEDGAGGVYRDLWNPNCKGHPGKVSDTAQYWCAESDQGGVHTNSGVPNHGFALLVDGGTYNGQTISGRRENRVPILRHGRRPQRRQFELHRHRLPVGPSGGRLQR, from the coding sequence TTGCCAATACGGACGACAGCATCTTCACCATGTCGGGTACGGGCCCGTTGGCGATCCCAAGCGTCATCATCCGCCAAAGCGCCGGCGCGGACATCGAGGCCGAGCTCCCGGGCGTATCGGCCACGATCACTCTCCAGACAGGCACGGCGAATTCCGTGCGGTGGCTTTACCCCCGAGGATGGCGCGGGCGGGGTCTATCGGGACCTGTGGAATCCGAACTGCAAGGGGCACCCCGGCAAGGTCTCCGATACGGCGCAGTACTGGTGCGCCGAGAGCGACCAGGGCGGCGTGCACACAAATTCCGGTGTGCCCAATCACGGCTTCGCGCTGCTGGTGGACGGGGGCACGTACAACGGCCAGACGATCTCCGGTCGTCGGGAGAATCGCGTTCCGATACTACGTCACGGGCGGCGGCCCCAACGGCGCCAATTCGAACTACATCGGCATCGACTCCCTGTTGGTCCTTCAGGCGGGCGATTGCAACGGTGA